A DNA window from Pseudomonas sp. GD03919 contains the following coding sequences:
- a CDS encoding alpha-2-macroglobulin family protein has translation MPNKGLLLALVLSLLSACDSSQPPATVTPAAPAAQQPQAPKPAVDREALAKRYAGRELEVVDVSEVQLDGASALSVTFSIPLDPDQPFAERLHLVDSVSGKVDGAWELTDNLSELRLRHLEPKRKLSLTIDAGLKSINGGKLAKEHVSRFETRDLQASVGFASRGSLLPTRLAEGLPVIALNVDKVNVEFFRIKPEALPNFLARWGRASNLDTWEARELLPMAELVYGGRFDLNPARNTRETLLLPIAGLEPFKQPGVYLAVMREAGSYNYSQPATLFSLSDIGLSAHRYRDRLDVFTQALEGGKAQSGVQLELLDGDGALLAEGKTDSAGHAQLPLPAKAQVLLAKQDEQTSLLRLNTPALDLAEFDITGPTAHALQFFVFGPRDLYRPGETVLLNGLLRDADGSPVKAQPVSVEVRRPDEQISRKFVWNAGDDGLYQYQLPLAEDAPTGRWQLLLDLGDGNPQLYEFLVEDFLPERMALELKGQEQPYAPGDSAEFAVTGRYLYGAPAAGNRLTGQLYVRPLREAVASLPGYQFGDVTEADLSQDQELDEINLDDQGRAVLRPENRWGDAKSPLRLILQASLQESGGRPITRRIVQPVWPAERLPGLRGLFDGEEVDADSLAEFEILVADASGNKLAADNLNVRLVRERRDYFWSFSDGEGWRHNYNEKFLTLSDEPLKVAAGGTAKVSFPVEWGPYRVEVVDNQTGLVSSLRFWAGYRWQDNADGGAVRPDQVKLALDKPAYSAGDVARVTVTPPAAGNGYLLVESSEGPLWWEEISVPAEGKTFELPIDKKWARHDLYLSALVVRPGERKAQVTPKRAVGLLHLPLERAPRKLAVSLEAPEKMRPKQPLKVKVSARNADGSIPDKVHVLVAAVDVGILNITSYATPDPFANFFGRKAYGADQLDIYGQLIEAQGRVASLAFGGDAGLAAGGKRPDTSVLIVALQSDVLKLNDWGEGEVSLDIPDFNGELRLMAQAWTDERFGMAEAKTVVAAPLIAELSMPRFLAGGDETTLALDLTNLSGAEQQLDVQLDVEGQLRLLGKGESPISLKDGERTTLRIPVRAEGGLGQGRIHVEVQGLALPNETLGDFSREWTLGIRPAYPAQLQHFRAVLGEGEPWTLPAGTLNQFEPAGLEAVLALSSRPPLNLGEQIRALKAYPYGCLEQTTSGLYPSLYADAASLKRLGLEGEPDEQRRKSIELGIERLLGMQRHSGGFGLWSAESEEEYWLTAYVTDFLLRAREQGFGVPPEALKKASDRLLRYLQQSSLIEASYSQDFAHTRFAVQAYAGYVLARSQQAPLGALRSLFDRRSDARSGLPLVQLAAALKLMGDAPRAEQALNQGLVQQRDGERWMADYGSPLRDQALILALLEEHDLAAGQREQRLFNLADELAGQRWLSTQERNSLFLAGRGILGKPEQTWSAALTSGTFQFELSNQQPGIKLERGELAEPLSVSNAGSTKLYQQLTLSGYPSQAPRAGGENLSIEREYLGMDGRPLDLQRLDSGELVLVHLAVRAKQRVPDALVVDLLPAGLELENQNLAQSAASLDDAGSNVKEWRRSMQNARIKHQEYRGDRYVAAVDVEGYGTTHLLYLARAVTPGSYRVPPPQVESMYRPSWQALGSAPESLVVRGR, from the coding sequence ATGCCGAACAAAGGACTGCTTCTGGCCTTGGTGCTGAGCCTGCTCAGCGCCTGTGATTCCTCCCAGCCCCCTGCCACGGTGACCCCAGCCGCTCCGGCCGCGCAACAGCCGCAGGCGCCCAAGCCTGCGGTCGACCGCGAGGCGCTGGCCAAGCGCTACGCCGGGCGCGAGCTGGAGGTGGTCGATGTTTCCGAAGTACAGCTCGATGGTGCCAGCGCGCTGTCGGTGACCTTCTCCATTCCTCTGGACCCCGACCAGCCCTTCGCCGAACGCCTGCATCTGGTCGACAGCGTCTCGGGCAAGGTCGATGGCGCCTGGGAGCTGACCGACAATCTCAGTGAGTTGCGCCTGCGTCACCTGGAGCCCAAGCGCAAGCTCTCGTTGACCATCGATGCCGGGTTGAAGTCGATCAACGGCGGCAAACTCGCCAAAGAGCATGTCAGCCGCTTCGAGACCCGCGACCTGCAGGCCAGCGTCGGTTTCGCCAGCCGTGGCTCGCTGCTGCCGACCCGCCTGGCCGAAGGCCTACCGGTGATCGCGCTGAACGTCGACAAGGTCAACGTCGAGTTCTTCCGCATCAAGCCCGAGGCGCTGCCGAACTTCCTCGCGCGCTGGGGCCGGGCCAGCAATCTGGATACCTGGGAGGCGCGCGAGCTGCTGCCGATGGCTGAGCTGGTCTATGGCGGCCGCTTCGACCTGAACCCGGCGCGCAATACCCGTGAAACCCTGCTGCTACCCATTGCCGGCCTGGAGCCGTTCAAACAGCCTGGCGTCTACCTGGCGGTGATGCGCGAGGCAGGCAGCTACAACTATTCGCAGCCGGCCACGCTGTTTTCCCTGAGCGATATCGGCCTGTCTGCGCATCGCTATCGTGACCGTCTGGATGTGTTCACCCAGGCGCTGGAAGGTGGTAAGGCGCAGTCCGGGGTGCAGCTGGAACTGCTCGACGGCGACGGTGCGCTGCTTGCCGAGGGCAAGACCGACTCGGCGGGCCATGCGCAGTTGCCGCTGCCGGCCAAGGCCCAGGTGCTGCTGGCCAAGCAGGACGAGCAGACCAGCCTGCTGCGCCTGAATACGCCTGCGCTTGATCTGGCCGAGTTCGACATCACCGGCCCGACAGCGCATGCCCTGCAGTTCTTCGTGTTCGGCCCGCGTGATCTGTATCGTCCCGGCGAGACCGTATTGCTCAACGGCTTGTTGCGCGATGCCGACGGCAGTCCGGTCAAGGCTCAGCCGGTGAGCGTCGAGGTGCGCCGTCCGGACGAGCAGATCAGCCGCAAGTTCGTCTGGAATGCCGGCGATGATGGTCTCTACCAGTATCAACTGCCGCTGGCCGAAGATGCACCGACCGGCCGCTGGCAGTTGTTGCTGGACCTGGGCGACGGCAACCCGCAGCTCTACGAATTTCTCGTCGAGGACTTCCTGCCCGAGCGCATGGCCCTGGAGCTCAAGGGCCAGGAGCAGCCCTATGCGCCGGGCGACAGCGCCGAGTTCGCGGTGACCGGACGCTACCTCTATGGTGCGCCGGCCGCTGGCAATCGCCTGACCGGGCAACTTTATGTACGTCCGCTGCGTGAAGCGGTGGCGAGCCTGCCGGGCTATCAGTTCGGCGACGTCACCGAGGCTGATCTGAGCCAGGATCAGGAGCTCGACGAGATCAATCTCGACGACCAGGGCCGTGCCGTGCTGCGCCCGGAAAACCGCTGGGGTGACGCCAAGTCGCCGCTGCGTTTGATCCTCCAGGCCAGCCTGCAGGAGTCCGGTGGCCGCCCGATCACCCGCCGCATCGTCCAGCCGGTATGGCCTGCCGAGCGCCTGCCGGGCCTGCGTGGCCTGTTCGACGGCGAGGAAGTCGACGCCGACAGCCTGGCCGAATTCGAAATCCTGGTGGCCGATGCCTCCGGCAACAAGCTGGCCGCCGACAACCTCAACGTGCGCCTGGTGCGCGAACGCCGCGACTATTTCTGGAGCTTCTCCGACGGTGAAGGCTGGCGTCACAACTACAACGAGAAATTCCTCACCCTCAGCGACGAGCCGCTGAAGGTCGCCGCGGGCGGTACCGCCAAGGTCAGCTTCCCGGTGGAGTGGGGCCCTTATCGGGTCGAGGTGGTGGACAACCAGACCGGCCTGGTCAGCAGCCTGCGCTTCTGGGCCGGCTACCGCTGGCAGGACAACGCCGATGGCGGCGCGGTGCGCCCGGACCAGGTCAAGCTGGCGCTGGATAAACCCGCCTATTCCGCCGGTGATGTGGCCAGGGTCACCGTCACCCCGCCCGCTGCCGGCAACGGCTACCTGCTGGTCGAGTCCAGCGAGGGGCCGCTGTGGTGGGAGGAAATAAGCGTGCCGGCCGAAGGCAAGACCTTCGAACTGCCCATCGACAAGAAATGGGCGCGCCACGACCTCTACCTCAGCGCCCTGGTGGTGCGTCCGGGTGAGCGCAAGGCGCAGGTCACCCCGAAACGTGCGGTCGGCCTGCTGCACCTGCCGCTGGAACGTGCCCCGCGCAAGCTGGCGGTGAGCCTGGAGGCGCCAGAGAAGATGCGGCCCAAACAGCCGCTGAAGGTCAAGGTCAGCGCACGTAATGCCGACGGCAGCATTCCTGACAAGGTGCATGTGCTGGTTGCTGCGGTCGACGTGGGCATCCTCAATATCACCAGTTACGCCACCCCCGATCCTTTCGCCAATTTCTTCGGGCGCAAGGCCTATGGCGCCGACCAGCTGGATATCTACGGCCAACTGATCGAGGCCCAGGGGCGCGTCGCCAGCCTGGCCTTCGGTGGTGACGCCGGCCTTGCCGCCGGTGGCAAGCGCCCGGATACCAGCGTGCTGATCGTCGCGCTGCAGAGCGATGTGTTGAAGCTGAACGACTGGGGCGAAGGCGAAGTCAGCCTGGACATTCCCGACTTCAACGGTGAACTGCGCCTGATGGCCCAGGCCTGGACCGACGAGCGCTTCGGTATGGCCGAGGCCAAGACGGTGGTCGCTGCGCCGCTGATCGCCGAGCTGTCGATGCCACGTTTCCTTGCCGGTGGCGACGAAACCACCCTGGCGCTGGACCTGACCAACCTGTCCGGTGCCGAGCAGCAGCTCGATGTGCAACTGGACGTAGAAGGCCAGCTGCGCCTGCTCGGCAAGGGTGAATCACCGATCAGCCTGAAGGATGGCGAGCGCACCACTCTGCGCATTCCGGTACGCGCCGAGGGCGGTCTGGGCCAGGGCCGCATCCATGTCGAGGTGCAGGGCCTGGCGCTGCCGAACGAGACGCTGGGTGACTTCAGCCGCGAGTGGACACTGGGCATCCGTCCGGCCTATCCGGCGCAGCTGCAGCACTTCCGTGCGGTACTGGGGGAGGGCGAGCCCTGGACCCTGCCGGCCGGCACCTTGAACCAGTTCGAACCTGCCGGGCTGGAGGCCGTGTTGGCGCTGTCGAGCCGACCGCCGCTTAACCTCGGCGAGCAGATTCGTGCGCTCAAGGCGTACCCCTATGGCTGCCTGGAGCAGACCACCAGTGGCCTGTATCCGTCGCTCTACGCCGATGCCGCGAGTCTCAAGCGCCTTGGCCTTGAGGGTGAACCTGACGAGCAGCGACGCAAGAGCATCGAGCTGGGTATCGAGCGTCTGCTTGGTATGCAGCGGCATAGCGGCGGCTTCGGCCTGTGGAGTGCCGAGAGCGAAGAGGAATACTGGCTCACCGCCTACGTCACCGATTTCCTTCTGCGTGCTCGCGAGCAGGGCTTCGGCGTACCGCCGGAAGCACTGAAGAAGGCCAGTGATCGCCTGCTGCGCTACCTGCAGCAGAGCAGCCTGATCGAGGCCAGCTACAGCCAGGACTTCGCCCACACCCGCTTCGCCGTGCAGGCATACGCCGGCTACGTGCTGGCGCGCAGCCAACAGGCGCCGCTGGGTGCGCTGCGCAGTCTGTTCGACCGCCGCAGCGATGCGCGTTCCGGCCTGCCGCTGGTGCAACTGGCAGCGGCGCTGAAGCTGATGGGCGATGCGCCGCGTGCCGAGCAGGCGTTGAATCAGGGGCTGGTCCAGCAGCGCGATGGCGAGCGCTGGATGGCCGATTACGGCAGCCCGCTGCGCGACCAGGCGCTGATCCTCGCCCTGCTGGAGGAGCACGACCTGGCGGCTGGCCAGCGCGAGCAGCGTCTGTTCAACCTGGCCGATGAGCTGGCCGGCCAGCGCTGGCTGTCGACCCAGGAGCGCAATTCGCTGTTCCTCGCCGGTCGCGGCATTCTCGGCAAGCCGGAGCAGACCTGGAGCGCTGCGCTTACCAGCGGCACCTTCCAGTTCGAGCTGAGCAACCAGCAGCCTGGTATCAAGCTGGAGCGTGGCGAACTGGCCGAACCGCTGAGCGTGAGCAATGCCGGCAGCACCAAGCTGTATCAGCAGCTGACCCTGTCCGGTTATCCGAGCCAGGCGCCACGCGCCGGTGGCGAGAACCTCAGCATCGAGCGCGAGTACCTGGGCATGGATGGCCGCCCGCTCGACCTGCAGCGCCTGGACAGCGGCGAGCTGGTGCTGGTGCACCTGGCCGTGCGGGCCAAGCAGCGCGTACCGGATGCCCTGGTGGTGGACCTGCTGCCGGCCGGCCTGGAGCTGGAGAACCAGAACCTGGCGCAGAGCGCGGCGAGCCTCGATGACGCCGGCAGCAACGTCAAGGAATGGCGCCGCTCCATGCAGAACGCGCGGATCAAACACCAGGAATACCGTGGTGATCGCTATGTGGCAGCGGTGGACGTGGAGGGCTACGGCACTACCCATCTGCTCTATCTGGCCCGTGCGGTGACGCCTGGCAGCTATCGGGTACCGCCACCGCAGGTGGAGTCCATGTACCGGCCGAGCTGGCAGGCGCTGGGTAGTGCGCCGGAGAGTTTGGTCGTCAGGGGGCGCTAA
- a CDS encoding MATE family efflux transporter — translation MHALIEAWRHTPTQRKVWALAAPMILSNLSVPMVALVDTAVVGHLPHAHQLAAVAVGGSLYTLLTWAMGFLRMGSTGFAAQAAGREDGGALRQVLVQGLGLGVFMALLLGLLALPFSSAALSLMQPSAELDQLARQYFQIRLFGLPASLATYALIGWLLGTQSARGPLAILLTANLINVSLDLLFVLGLEWGVAGAAWASVIAEWSGALLGLWLARGALAHYPGRLDSSALKRWSNWRPLLAVNRDIFIRTLALQLVFFLITVKGTRLGDATVAANALLLNGLTLTAYALDGLAHAVEALCGHALGARDRAALRRSLLVAGTWSLLASAGFALFFLFGGHWFVGMLTDIAEVRELALTFRPYLAVLPLLAVWSYLLDGLFIGATRAREMRDAMLIALALTLPLGWWLQSLGNHGLWLAFLAFMGLRSIILGGYAWHLSRRDQWFPPLPAGETAHAQR, via the coding sequence ATGCACGCGCTGATCGAAGCCTGGCGCCACACCCCGACCCAGCGCAAGGTCTGGGCGCTGGCGGCGCCAATGATTCTCTCCAATTTGTCGGTGCCGATGGTCGCGCTGGTCGATACCGCAGTGGTCGGTCACCTGCCGCATGCCCACCAGCTCGCTGCGGTGGCAGTCGGCGGCAGCCTCTATACCCTGCTGACCTGGGCCATGGGTTTTCTGCGCATGGGCAGCACCGGTTTCGCCGCTCAGGCAGCAGGGCGCGAGGATGGCGGCGCGTTGCGCCAGGTGCTGGTGCAGGGGCTCGGTCTGGGCGTGTTCATGGCCCTGCTCCTGGGTCTGCTGGCCCTGCCATTCAGCAGTGCCGCACTGAGCCTGATGCAACCCTCGGCGGAGCTGGATCAGTTGGCGCGCCAGTACTTTCAGATTCGCCTGTTCGGCCTGCCCGCCAGCCTGGCGACCTATGCGCTGATCGGCTGGCTGCTCGGCACGCAAAGCGCCCGTGGCCCGCTGGCCATTCTGCTCACCGCCAACCTGATCAACGTATCGCTGGATCTATTGTTCGTGCTCGGCCTGGAATGGGGCGTGGCCGGCGCGGCCTGGGCCTCGGTGATCGCCGAGTGGAGTGGCGCCCTGCTCGGCCTGTGGCTGGCCCGCGGTGCACTCGCACACTATCCCGGCCGCCTCGACAGTAGCGCGCTGAAACGCTGGAGCAACTGGCGTCCGTTGCTGGCGGTCAACCGCGATATCTTCATCCGCACCCTGGCCCTGCAACTGGTGTTCTTCCTGATCACCGTGAAAGGCACGCGCCTCGGCGATGCCACGGTGGCGGCCAACGCGCTGCTGCTCAATGGTCTGACCCTGACCGCTTACGCCCTCGACGGCCTGGCGCATGCCGTCGAAGCACTCTGCGGTCATGCCCTGGGCGCGCGTGATCGCGCTGCGCTGCGCCGCTCGCTACTGGTGGCCGGCACCTGGTCGCTGCTGGCCAGCGCCGGCTTCGCGCTGTTCTTCCTGTTTGGCGGGCACTGGTTCGTCGGCATGCTCACCGATATTGCCGAAGTCCGCGAACTGGCGCTGACCTTCCGGCCCTACCTGGCCGTGCTGCCGCTGCTAGCGGTGTGGAGCTACCTGCTCGACGGCCTGTTCATCGGCGCCACGCGCGCCCGCGAGATGCGCGACGCCATGCTCATCGCCCTGGCATTGACGCTGCCGCTGGGCTGGTGGCTGCAAAGTCTGGGCAACCACGGGCTGTGGTTGGCATTTCTGGCGTTCATGGGGCTGCGCAGCATCATACTGGGTGGCTATGCTTGGCACTTGAGTCGCCGCGACCAATGGTTCCCCCCACTGCCAGCAGGAGAGACCGCCCATGCTCAGCGCTGA
- a CDS encoding sensor domain-containing diguanylate cyclase: MLSAELPHNEIQRQQALERQDLLDTPADPYLDTLTRITRELFAVKTVLISLIDNDRQWFMGRQGLELAETPRYISFCAHAILQDDALVIEDTHLDFRFADNPVVLQSPFIRFYAGQPLHDENGQTLGTLCLIDPQPRGLDTRERRQLRDMAQLVEGYLRLRHSSRQAEQLRAALSRAQRKAMLDSLTQLWNRAGLLHFLPQQQAAAERAGLRLGLLFCDLDHFKQVNDRHGHAVGDQVLWQSARRLSAVVRPQDVVARNGGEEFVILALVHDSTELLQIAERIRLAIAEPAMELDGAQLSQTASLGCALLAPGETAADGLKRADQALYRAKRGGRNRCEFAATDQ, translated from the coding sequence ATGCTCAGCGCTGAGCTGCCGCACAACGAAATACAACGTCAACAGGCCCTGGAGCGCCAGGACCTGCTCGACACCCCGGCCGATCCCTACCTGGACACCCTGACCCGTATCACCCGTGAGCTGTTCGCGGTGAAGACGGTGCTGATCAGCCTGATCGACAACGACCGGCAGTGGTTCATGGGCCGCCAAGGCCTGGAACTCGCCGAGACCCCAAGGTACATTTCCTTCTGCGCCCACGCCATCCTGCAAGACGACGCCCTGGTGATCGAGGACACCCACCTGGACTTTCGCTTCGCCGACAATCCGGTGGTGCTGCAATCGCCCTTTATCCGCTTCTACGCCGGCCAGCCACTGCATGACGAAAACGGCCAGACCCTCGGCACCCTGTGCCTGATCGACCCACAGCCGCGCGGCTTAGATACCCGCGAGCGGCGCCAGCTGCGCGACATGGCACAACTGGTGGAGGGCTATCTGCGCCTGCGCCACAGCTCGCGCCAGGCCGAACAGCTGCGCGCAGCACTGAGTCGCGCGCAGCGCAAGGCCATGCTCGACTCGCTGACCCAGCTGTGGAATCGCGCCGGCCTGCTGCACTTTCTGCCCCAGCAGCAGGCCGCGGCCGAACGCGCCGGCCTGCGCCTGGGCCTGCTATTCTGCGACCTCGACCACTTCAAGCAGGTCAACGACCGGCATGGCCACGCCGTCGGCGATCAGGTGCTGTGGCAGAGCGCGCGACGCCTGAGCGCAGTGGTGCGCCCGCAGGACGTGGTCGCCCGCAACGGCGGCGAAGAGTTCGTGATTCTCGCCCTGGTGCACGACAGCACCGAACTGCTGCAGATCGCCGAACGCATTCGCCTGGCCATCGCCGAACCGGCCATGGAGCTGGACGGCGCCCAGTTGAGCCAGACCGCCAGCCTCGGCTGCGCCCTGCTGGCGCCCGGCGAAACCGCCGCCGACGGCCTGAAACGGGCCGACCAGGCGCTGTACCGGGCCAAGCGCGGCGGTCGCAATCGCTGCGAATTCGCCGCAACCGATCAATAA
- the speA gene encoding arginine decarboxylase encodes MSARRTRKDDGSQWTVADSRSVYGIRHWGAGYFSINDAGRIEVRPNGPDSQPIDLYQQVDELRQSGLSLPLLVRFPDILQDRVRRLTGAFDASIERLEYQSRYTALYPIKVNQQEAVIENIIATQNVSIGLEAGSKPELLAVLALAPKGGTIVCNGYKDREFIRLALMGQKLGHNVFIVIEKESEVALVIEEAADLKVAPQIGLRVRLSSLASSKWADTGGEKSKFGLSAAQILQVVERFRAAGLDQGIRLLHFHMGSQIANIADYRKGFREAIRYYGELRAMGLPVDHIDVGGGLGVDYDGTHSRNASSINYDMQDYADAVVDMLKEFCDRQEIPHPHIFSESGRAMTAHHAVLLVQVTDVERHNDKVPEIDASVEQPEVLQVLIELLEDSDPEMVAETYWRATHYIEEVAAQYSAGKLSLAQKALAEQCYFAICRRLHNQLKARQRSHRAVLDELNDKLADKYICNFSVFQSLPDTWAIGQILPILPLSRLDEEPLRRAVLQDLTCDSDGKIRQYVDEQSIETSLPVHEIREGEDYVLGIFLVGAYQEILGDMHNLFGDTDSVNIYQGADGSVVHAGIETHDTIEDMLRYVHLSPEELMTHYRDKVASAKISARERTQFLDALRLGLTRSSYLAS; translated from the coding sequence ATGTCCGCACGACGCACCCGCAAAGACGACGGCAGCCAATGGACCGTAGCCGATAGCCGCAGTGTCTATGGCATTCGCCATTGGGGCGCCGGTTACTTCTCGATCAACGATGCCGGACGTATCGAAGTACGCCCCAATGGGCCGGACAGCCAGCCCATCGATCTTTATCAGCAGGTCGACGAGCTGCGTCAGAGCGGCCTGTCGCTGCCGCTGCTGGTGCGTTTCCCGGACATTCTGCAAGATCGCGTGCGCCGCCTGACCGGTGCCTTCGATGCCAGTATCGAGCGCCTGGAGTACCAGAGCCGCTATACCGCCCTGTACCCGATCAAGGTCAACCAGCAGGAAGCGGTGATCGAGAACATCATCGCCACGCAGAACGTCTCCATCGGCCTCGAGGCCGGCTCCAAGCCCGAGCTGCTGGCCGTGCTGGCACTGGCGCCGAAGGGCGGCACCATCGTCTGCAACGGCTACAAGGACCGCGAGTTCATCCGCCTGGCGCTGATGGGGCAGAAGCTCGGCCACAACGTGTTCATCGTCATCGAGAAGGAGTCGGAAGTCGCCCTGGTGATCGAGGAGGCCGCTGACCTCAAGGTCGCGCCGCAGATAGGCCTGCGCGTGCGCCTGTCCTCGCTGGCGTCGAGCAAGTGGGCCGACACCGGTGGCGAGAAGTCCAAGTTCGGCCTGTCCGCAGCGCAGATCCTGCAGGTGGTCGAGCGCTTCCGCGCTGCCGGGCTGGATCAGGGCATCCGCCTGCTGCACTTTCACATGGGTTCGCAGATCGCCAACATCGCCGACTACCGCAAGGGCTTCCGCGAGGCCATCCGCTATTACGGCGAGCTGCGCGCCATGGGTCTGCCGGTCGATCACATCGACGTCGGCGGCGGTCTCGGTGTGGACTACGACGGTACCCATTCGCGCAATGCCAGCTCGATCAACTACGACATGCAGGACTACGCCGATGCCGTGGTCGACATGCTCAAGGAGTTCTGCGACCGCCAGGAAATCCCCCATCCGCACATCTTCTCCGAGAGCGGCCGGGCGATGACCGCGCACCATGCCGTGCTGCTGGTGCAGGTCACCGATGTCGAGCGCCACAACGACAAGGTGCCGGAGATCGATGCCAGCGTCGAGCAGCCGGAAGTGTTGCAGGTGCTGATCGAACTACTGGAAGACAGCGACCCGGAAATGGTCGCCGAGACCTACTGGCGCGCCACCCACTACATCGAGGAAGTGGCCGCGCAGTATTCGGCTGGCAAACTCAGCCTGGCGCAGAAGGCGCTGGCCGAGCAGTGTTACTTCGCCATCTGCCGTCGCCTGCACAACCAGCTCAAGGCGCGCCAGCGCTCGCACCGCGCGGTGCTCGACGAGCTCAACGACAAGTTGGCCGACAAGTACATCTGCAACTTCTCGGTATTCCAGAGCCTGCCGGACACCTGGGCCATCGGCCAGATTCTGCCGATCCTGCCGCTGTCACGTCTGGACGAAGAGCCGCTGCGCCGCGCCGTGCTGCAGGACCTGACCTGCGACTCCGACGGCAAGATCCGTCAGTATGTCGACGAGCAGTCGATCGAGACCAGCCTGCCGGTACACGAGATTCGCGAGGGTGAGGACTATGTGCTGGGCATCTTCCTGGTCGGCGCCTATCAGGAAATCCTTGGCGACATGCACAACCTGTTCGGCGACACCGACTCGGTGAACATCTATCAGGGGGCCGATGGCAGCGTGGTGCATGCCGGCATCGAGACCCACGACACCATTGAGGACATGCTGCGCTACGTGCACCTGTCGCCGGAAGAGCTGATGACCCACTACCGCGACAAGGTGGCCAGCGCCAAGATCAGCGCCCGTGAACGTACGCAGTTCCTCGATGCCTTGCGTCTGGGGCTGACCCGTTCGTCCTACCTGGCGTCGTAA
- a CDS encoding translation initiation factor Sui1, with amino-acid sequence MVKKASSFSALSGLVYSTDGGRHCPDCNQAVDACICKQTRIPDGDGIARVRRETKGRGGKTVTTVSGVPLAEEPLKELASALKKRCGTGGALKDGVIEIQGDHVDLLLAELSKRGFTAKKSGG; translated from the coding sequence GTGGTCAAGAAAGCCTCTTCATTTTCCGCCCTGAGCGGTCTCGTCTATTCCACCGATGGCGGTCGCCATTGCCCGGATTGCAACCAGGCGGTGGATGCCTGCATCTGCAAACAGACACGTATTCCCGATGGCGACGGTATTGCCCGTGTGCGCCGTGAGACCAAGGGCCGTGGCGGTAAGACCGTCACCACCGTCAGCGGCGTGCCGCTGGCCGAGGAGCCGCTCAAGGAGCTGGCCAGCGCGCTGAAGAAGCGCTGCGGCACCGGCGGTGCCCTCAAGGACGGCGTGATCGAGATTCAGGGTGACCACGTCGATCTGCTGCTTGCCGAGCTGAGCAAACGCGGGTTTACCGCGAAGAAGTCCGGCGGCTGA
- a CDS encoding NUDIX hydrolase — MEAISATEAAHRAASDQERVAWVDENDRPLGGVSRAELRERRLIGRGTYILLFNTAGLLCVHRRTLSKALYPGYWDVAAGGMVLEGEDYRLSAERELAEELGIVDAELVEHAHFLYDAPESRLWCMAYSAVSDAPLVLQPEEVLEARFISIEQALEETRHLPYCPDSLAALERYINKPLAAG; from the coding sequence ATGGAAGCGATCTCGGCGACCGAGGCGGCGCATCGAGCCGCTTCGGATCAGGAGCGGGTCGCCTGGGTCGACGAGAACGACCGGCCATTGGGCGGCGTCTCCCGCGCCGAGCTGCGCGAGCGCCGGCTGATTGGCCGTGGTACCTACATCCTGTTGTTCAACACGGCCGGTCTGCTGTGCGTGCATCGGCGCACCCTGAGCAAGGCGCTGTATCCCGGTTACTGGGATGTCGCAGCTGGCGGGATGGTGCTGGAGGGCGAGGACTACCGGCTTTCTGCCGAGCGCGAACTGGCCGAGGAGTTGGGCATCGTCGATGCTGAGTTGGTCGAGCATGCGCACTTTCTCTACGATGCCCCGGAAAGCCGCTTGTGGTGCATGGCCTACTCGGCGGTGTCCGATGCGCCGCTGGTGCTGCAGCCTGAAGAGGTACTGGAGGCACGCTTCATCAGCATCGAGCAGGCACTGGAGGAAACCCGCCACCTGCCGTATTGCCCGGATTCGCTGGCAGCGCTGGAGCGCTACATAAACAAGCCGCTTGCGGCCGGCTGA